Proteins co-encoded in one Kutzneria chonburiensis genomic window:
- a CDS encoding DUF2201 family putative metallopeptidase, translating into MDEEKLFAARLHAVRCRPYLATALFALHPVESQHVPTMAVDEHWRCYVSPRFVDSMPLAMLAGVWVHEVSHLLRDHHGRGDRYAAEHELTGPGERLRMNIAADCEINDDVFGHGLPRPKGSVHPRDLKLPSGLLMEEYLGQFTLGPWTDDWAWLECGSGADGLVRPWDLGPDGAHGLSEHERDAIRFLVAQGIKGNPGDVPEGWQRWAEEAFHPPQPWRELLGAALRSAISGAGEDYTYGRPARRSASLPGVVLPSLRRRPPRVYVIVDTSGSVSDAELGSAILEIAAITRALGGRRDHVSVLSCDAAVHVTGPLCQAEGIPLIGGGGTDLRAGFDTALRGRPDAIVALTDGQTPWPVARPSCRTVVGLFNRPRRPEDSDYVPDQPPAWAKVVTVG; encoded by the coding sequence ATGGATGAGGAGAAGCTCTTCGCCGCGCGGCTGCACGCCGTCCGGTGTCGGCCGTACCTGGCGACCGCGTTGTTCGCGTTGCACCCGGTGGAATCACAGCATGTGCCCACGATGGCCGTGGACGAACACTGGCGCTGTTACGTCTCACCGCGTTTCGTAGACAGTATGCCGTTGGCCATGCTGGCTGGGGTGTGGGTGCACGAGGTGTCGCACCTGTTGCGCGACCATCACGGGCGCGGCGACCGGTACGCGGCCGAGCACGAGCTGACCGGGCCGGGCGAGCGGCTGCGGATGAACATCGCCGCCGACTGCGAGATCAACGACGACGTGTTCGGCCACGGACTGCCGCGCCCCAAGGGTTCCGTCCACCCGAGAGACCTCAAGCTGCCCAGCGGCCTGCTGATGGAGGAATACCTCGGCCAGTTCACGCTCGGGCCGTGGACCGACGACTGGGCCTGGCTGGAATGCGGCAGCGGGGCCGACGGTCTGGTGCGGCCGTGGGATCTGGGCCCGGACGGCGCGCACGGACTCAGCGAGCACGAGCGGGACGCCATCCGATTCCTTGTGGCACAAGGCATCAAGGGCAACCCCGGCGACGTGCCGGAGGGCTGGCAGCGGTGGGCCGAGGAGGCGTTCCATCCGCCGCAGCCGTGGCGGGAGCTGCTGGGCGCGGCACTTCGCTCGGCCATTTCCGGTGCCGGCGAGGATTACACCTACGGTCGGCCCGCGCGCCGATCGGCCAGCCTGCCCGGCGTTGTCCTGCCCAGCCTGCGCCGCCGGCCGCCCCGGGTGTACGTCATCGTCGACACCTCCGGGTCGGTGAGCGACGCCGAGTTGGGCAGCGCCATCCTCGAGATCGCCGCGATCACTCGTGCGCTCGGCGGTCGGCGTGATCATGTCTCCGTGCTGTCCTGCGACGCCGCCGTCCACGTCACCGGTCCGCTGTGCCAGGCTGAGGGAATCCCGTTGATCGGTGGCGGCGGCACGGATCTGCGCGCTGGGTTCGACACTGCCCTGCGCGGCCGCCCGGACGCCATCGTGGCCCTGACCGACGGGCAGACGCCGTGGCCGGTGGCGCGACCGTCGTGCCGCACGGTGGTCGGCTTGTTCAACCGGCCGCGCCGACCGGAAGACTCCGACTACGTGCCCGATCAGCCGCCGGCCTGGGCGAAGGTGGTCACGGTCGGCTGA
- a CDS encoding M4 family metallopeptidase, which translates to MFSSRAAVVAAALAASSLIAGGLADATTTSAPSDQVSTDGAGRVIAVEPGTPVAAPNGASTASAAQAHTAKLAQQFGLSVGELVLSDVRQLPGGSVARLQQKINGVPVFGAQVVQDLDASGALLAAVGKTSQRSTGAFPAVGATAQAKASTAAVAAVAAKDSTAKGLRADAVQNYWYDSSLATDGAPAAAVPAYFVPVHGADPEDKWTVVVGAESSKVLTVWGETKHAVNRVVCDANRKIVDLDVATEADIRCGAGLAFGPTRSEGQAAVATADVNKVYDYFGAAQSFYSKYTGYDLTANIGANFNDGKGKALRGTVRMCEISTGRDGLRHQQCPWANAFWDGEQMAFGEGVTTMDITGHELTHGVTQHTSALAGGYAAAINEGMSDVFGKFIALKSNDPNAAGANRWLLGAGSSLGQVRDMKTPANSGEGPGPDRVNGQYWVGPDGEEHTDAGVVGKVDYLITDGDTFNGQTIRGIGEDKAIALWWKVENLLRSTATFKDLGNALNTACTTNARAKVAGTTTSDCTQVAKAVKATQLNQNA; encoded by the coding sequence ATGTTCTCCAGCAGAGCAGCCGTCGTCGCGGCGGCGTTGGCCGCGTCCTCGCTCATCGCGGGCGGGCTCGCCGACGCCACCACGACGTCCGCGCCGAGCGACCAGGTCAGCACGGACGGCGCGGGACGGGTCATCGCGGTCGAGCCGGGCACCCCGGTCGCCGCGCCCAACGGCGCCAGCACGGCGTCGGCGGCGCAGGCCCACACCGCGAAGTTGGCTCAGCAGTTCGGGTTGTCGGTCGGCGAACTGGTGCTTTCGGACGTTCGGCAGCTGCCCGGCGGCAGCGTGGCCCGCCTCCAGCAGAAGATCAACGGCGTGCCGGTGTTCGGCGCCCAGGTCGTCCAGGATCTGGACGCCTCCGGCGCGCTGCTGGCCGCGGTCGGCAAGACCTCGCAGCGCAGCACCGGCGCGTTCCCGGCTGTCGGTGCCACCGCGCAGGCCAAGGCCAGCACCGCGGCCGTCGCCGCCGTCGCGGCGAAGGACAGCACGGCCAAGGGTTTGCGTGCCGACGCCGTCCAGAACTACTGGTACGACTCGAGCCTGGCCACCGACGGCGCCCCGGCCGCGGCCGTGCCGGCCTACTTCGTGCCGGTGCACGGGGCCGACCCCGAGGACAAGTGGACGGTCGTCGTCGGCGCCGAGAGCAGCAAGGTGCTGACCGTTTGGGGCGAAACGAAGCACGCTGTCAACCGCGTGGTGTGCGACGCCAACCGTAAGATCGTCGACCTCGACGTCGCCACCGAGGCTGACATCCGCTGCGGCGCGGGCCTGGCCTTCGGCCCGACCCGCAGCGAGGGCCAGGCGGCCGTCGCCACCGCCGACGTCAACAAGGTCTATGACTACTTCGGTGCGGCGCAGTCGTTCTACAGCAAGTACACCGGCTACGACCTGACTGCCAACATCGGCGCGAACTTCAATGACGGCAAGGGCAAGGCCCTGCGCGGCACCGTGCGGATGTGCGAGATCAGCACCGGGCGTGACGGCCTGCGTCACCAGCAGTGCCCGTGGGCCAACGCTTTCTGGGACGGCGAGCAGATGGCCTTCGGTGAAGGCGTCACCACGATGGACATTACCGGCCACGAGCTCACCCATGGCGTCACCCAGCACACCTCGGCCCTGGCCGGCGGCTACGCGGCGGCGATCAACGAGGGCATGTCCGACGTGTTCGGCAAGTTCATCGCGCTGAAGTCCAACGACCCCAACGCCGCCGGCGCCAACCGCTGGCTGCTCGGCGCCGGCTCGTCGCTGGGCCAGGTGCGGGACATGAAGACCCCGGCCAACTCCGGCGAGGGCCCCGGCCCGGACCGCGTCAACGGCCAGTACTGGGTCGGGCCCGATGGTGAGGAGCACACCGACGCCGGCGTCGTGGGCAAGGTCGACTACCTGATCACCGACGGCGACACCTTCAACGGGCAGACCATCCGCGGCATCGGCGAGGACAAGGCGATCGCGCTGTGGTGGAAGGTGGAGAACCTGCTCCGCTCCACCGCCACGTTCAAGGACCTCGGCAACGCGCTGAACACCGCGTGCACCACCAACGCGCGGGCCAAGGTCGCCGGCACCACGACCTCCGACTGCACCCAGGTCGCCAAGGCCGTGAAGGCGACGCAGCTGAACCAGAACGCCTGA
- a CDS encoding GntR family transcriptional regulator, whose translation MPTSAKTRTDEVLDRLRTDILGGRFAPGERLKFAPLCQVYDVSVGLLREVLSRLAEQGLVLASPQVGFQVTPISVEDLLDLTRTRMDIEGLALRRGIERGDMAWRARLVAAHFTLANTQRRNEEDPTRVTPEWEAAHTDFHDALLAGCESRRLYAIATALRTSACLYRRWSEAIDATDAARDPAQEHATILQYTIDGDADAAVAALADHIELTTTLIVAARE comes from the coding sequence ATGCCCACCAGCGCGAAGACCCGCACGGACGAGGTGCTCGACCGGCTGCGAACCGACATCCTCGGCGGCCGCTTCGCCCCGGGCGAGCGGCTGAAGTTCGCCCCGCTGTGCCAGGTCTACGACGTCAGCGTGGGCCTGCTCCGCGAAGTGCTGAGCCGGCTGGCCGAGCAGGGCCTGGTGCTGGCCAGCCCACAGGTGGGCTTCCAGGTCACGCCGATCTCGGTCGAAGACCTGCTCGACCTGACCCGAACCCGCATGGACATCGAAGGCCTGGCCCTACGCCGAGGCATCGAACGCGGCGACATGGCGTGGCGTGCCCGGCTGGTCGCGGCCCACTTCACGCTGGCCAACACGCAACGCCGCAACGAAGAAGACCCGACCCGGGTCACGCCGGAGTGGGAAGCAGCCCACACGGACTTCCACGACGCCCTGCTGGCCGGCTGCGAAAGCCGCAGACTGTATGCAATAGCCACGGCGCTGCGCACCAGCGCCTGCCTGTACCGGCGCTGGTCGGAAGCGATCGATGCCACGGACGCGGCGCGCGACCCGGCCCAGGAACACGCGACGATCCTCCAGTACACGATCGACGGCGACGCCGACGCGGCGGTCGCGGCGCTGGCCGACCACATCGAGCTGACGACCACGCTCATCGTCGCCGCACGAGAATGA
- a CDS encoding SDR family NAD(P)-dependent oxidoreductase, with protein sequence MTTTQRRVVVTGGGTGIGAAAAGLFAEAGYDVTITGRRPDVLAATAARLGVSHVAFDAADPLAVQASLDRLPSSVDVLVNNAGGNTDRRRPAPVDLAGIADAWRANFAANVLTTVLVTEALKPLLSDNARVVTVGSIAAKQGSGSYGAAKAALEAWNVDLARSLGPRGITANLVAPGVTLDTEFFAGTVTPDWVASRVSTAFNRRPATPAEIASTIFFLARPDSAHLTGQVIHVNGGAYTAR encoded by the coding sequence ATGACCACCACTCAGCGCCGTGTTGTCGTGACCGGCGGCGGCACCGGCATCGGCGCCGCCGCGGCCGGGTTGTTCGCCGAGGCTGGCTACGACGTCACCATCACCGGCCGCCGGCCCGACGTCTTGGCCGCCACCGCTGCCCGCCTCGGCGTTTCCCACGTCGCTTTCGACGCCGCCGATCCCCTTGCCGTGCAGGCATCTTTGGACCGCTTACCGTCTTCCGTCGATGTCTTGGTCAACAACGCCGGCGGCAACACCGACCGCCGCCGCCCCGCCCCCGTCGACCTCGCCGGCATCGCCGACGCCTGGCGGGCCAACTTCGCCGCCAACGTCCTGACCACGGTCCTCGTCACCGAGGCCCTCAAGCCCCTCCTGTCCGACAACGCCCGTGTCGTCACCGTCGGCTCCATCGCCGCCAAGCAGGGCTCCGGCTCTTACGGTGCCGCCAAGGCCGCCCTCGAGGCGTGGAACGTCGACCTCGCCCGTTCCCTCGGCCCTCGCGGCATCACCGCCAACCTTGTCGCCCCCGGCGTCACCCTCGACACCGAGTTCTTCGCCGGCACCGTCACCCCCGACTGGGTCGCCTCCCGCGTCTCCACCGCCTTCAACCGCCGCCCCGCCACCCCCGCCGAGATCGCCTCCACCATCTTCTTCCTCGCCCGCCCCGACTCCGCCCACCTCACCGGTCAGGTAATCCACGTCAACGGCGGCGCTTACACTGCCCGCTGA
- a CDS encoding tetratricopeptide repeat protein, translated as MESEQDLMAGAKEAARELLATNATGARVDSRDVRRVKVSLSDPARHGDLDAQNLLGALELEIERKPKRARQWFEMSAAAGDAAGQRSLGHLYSNGLGVKADEARAAELFRTAAAGGDSFAQYNLAVVNVRAEGAYCTYDETLKLLESAASGGVVEAAAKLGDLLAQVDRDTEALDWYVRAAAAGHVGAMNAAASWFRDGTAGDPDAVQAVRWFLSMLNQGNGDGIHEAIEAARGMAPDEIRKAALLAGRPGDADAIIATIFS; from the coding sequence GTGGAATCCGAGCAGGACCTTATGGCTGGCGCGAAAGAGGCAGCGCGCGAACTCTTGGCGACCAATGCGACTGGTGCGCGAGTCGACTCGCGGGACGTACGTCGGGTCAAGGTCAGCCTGTCCGACCCGGCCCGTCATGGCGACTTGGATGCGCAGAACCTGCTTGGTGCGCTTGAACTTGAGATCGAGCGCAAGCCGAAGAGGGCCCGGCAGTGGTTCGAAATGTCGGCGGCCGCTGGGGACGCGGCGGGTCAGCGGAGCCTGGGACATCTCTATTCGAACGGCCTTGGCGTGAAGGCCGATGAGGCCCGGGCGGCGGAGCTCTTTCGTACGGCCGCGGCCGGTGGTGATTCGTTTGCCCAGTACAACCTGGCCGTAGTGAATGTGCGGGCGGAAGGTGCGTACTGCACGTACGACGAGACTCTGAAGCTGCTGGAATCGGCGGCAAGCGGCGGGGTGGTCGAGGCGGCAGCGAAGCTGGGAGACCTGCTGGCGCAGGTGGATCGCGACACGGAGGCGCTCGACTGGTACGTCCGAGCGGCAGCTGCCGGCCACGTCGGAGCGATGAACGCGGCTGCCTCCTGGTTTCGGGACGGGACGGCCGGAGACCCGGATGCGGTGCAGGCCGTGCGCTGGTTCTTGTCGATGCTCAACCAGGGCAACGGTGACGGGATACACGAGGCAATCGAGGCAGCTCGGGGGATGGCGCCGGATGAGATACGGAAGGCGGCGTTGCTTGCCGGTCGGCCAGGCGACGCCGACGCCATAATCGCCACGATCTTCTCGTAG
- a CDS encoding class I SAM-dependent methyltransferase: MSKRADFYDAPAHDYLRYWDGRDYENAAEQAAIRRLLQGQHFDHAADIGGGYGRLCVLLQEFAERVTLAEPSSRQLDIAATFLADHPRIEHRQMQADALAFDDAALDLVTMIRVMHHIPEPSTEFAEISRVLRPGGTAVIEVANLAHARNRVRYLLKGQRIPHLPVDIRSPENRHDDEIAFVNHNPHTVIEQLSRAGLRTEQMLSVSNLRSTTLKKVLSHRVHLAAEVASQRMLAHTFFGPSVFLLLRKP, encoded by the coding sequence GTGAGCAAGCGAGCCGATTTCTACGACGCTCCGGCCCATGACTATCTGCGCTACTGGGACGGCCGTGACTACGAGAACGCCGCCGAGCAGGCCGCGATCCGCCGGCTGCTGCAGGGCCAGCACTTCGACCACGCCGCCGACATCGGTGGCGGCTACGGCCGGCTTTGCGTGCTGCTGCAGGAGTTCGCCGAGCGCGTGACGTTGGCCGAGCCCAGCAGCCGGCAGTTGGACATCGCCGCCACGTTCTTGGCCGACCATCCCCGCATCGAGCACCGCCAGATGCAGGCCGACGCCTTGGCCTTCGACGACGCCGCGCTCGATCTCGTGACGATGATCCGGGTCATGCACCACATTCCCGAGCCCAGCACCGAGTTCGCCGAGATCTCCCGCGTGCTACGCCCCGGCGGCACCGCCGTGATCGAGGTCGCCAACCTCGCCCACGCCCGCAACCGCGTGCGTTATCTCTTGAAGGGTCAGCGAATTCCCCACCTGCCCGTCGACATCCGCTCCCCCGAGAACCGCCACGACGACGAGATCGCCTTCGTCAACCACAATCCCCACACCGTCATCGAGCAGCTCTCCCGCGCCGGCCTGCGCACCGAGCAGATGCTCTCCGTCTCCAACCTGCGCAGCACCACCCTGAAGAAGGTCCTGTCCCACCGCGTCCACCTCGCCGCCGAGGTCGCCAGCCAGCGCATGCTCGCCCACACCTTCTTCGGCCCCAGCGTCTTCCTGTTGCTGCGCAAGCCCTGA
- a CDS encoding RICIN domain-containing protein: protein MRNPHAVFPRLLLVPLVAAALALTGVTPAFADNVIPPPVSGDVVFLWSNSGTTGLDIKCMQVDPGRLDNFAPVDQYTCTFRNNQAWRLGQVNGQPNVFWLQNVATGKCLDDLNYSVVQGNPIVQYTCQIGVNQQWRMDWDYNGGTASFQNVNSGMCLSVDGLNSSNYRRFVQNPCYDFTNERFNPEYPG, encoded by the coding sequence TTGAGGAATCCCCATGCCGTTTTCCCCCGCCTGCTGCTGGTGCCGCTCGTCGCCGCCGCGCTGGCCCTCACCGGCGTCACCCCCGCGTTCGCCGACAACGTCATTCCGCCGCCGGTGAGCGGTGACGTGGTGTTCCTGTGGTCCAACAGCGGCACCACCGGCCTCGACATCAAGTGCATGCAGGTCGATCCGGGTCGTCTCGACAACTTCGCGCCGGTCGACCAGTACACCTGCACATTCCGCAACAACCAGGCCTGGCGGCTCGGGCAGGTCAACGGCCAGCCCAACGTGTTCTGGCTGCAGAACGTCGCCACCGGCAAGTGCCTCGACGACCTGAACTACAGCGTCGTCCAGGGCAACCCCATCGTGCAGTACACCTGCCAGATCGGCGTCAACCAGCAGTGGCGGATGGACTGGGACTACAACGGCGGCACCGCCTCGTTCCAGAACGTGAACAGCGGCATGTGCCTGTCCGTCGACGGTCTCAACTCCAGCAACTACCGCCGTTTCGTGCAGAACCCCTGCTACGACTTCACCAACGAGCGCTTCAACCCCGAGTACCCCGGCTGA
- a CDS encoding ATP-binding protein yields the protein MSLAEMLAGLRSSRGLSQEQLAEQSGISVRAIGEIERGATRRPQRETLRALGGALGLTAEEQEAFTRSARSAPPPNTRKHTPVRPALPAPVTSIVGRAADLTAVLRLIADSRLVTITGTGGVGKTRLALEVGWRAARFDSVHGLDLSPLRHPDDVPQALAESLRTPSPAALIGDGRWLLVLDSFEHVAAAAGTVATLLASCPRLTVLATSRSPLRLRGEHLWPLAPLSIPDGDAELDSSAAVQLLVERAAAVRPGFALTSDNAAAVAALCRRLDGLPLALELAAARLRTQSPAQVLAQVRSLHGDTVDLADRHVSLRRTVEWSTRGLTDLDRQLFGLLGAFAGGADPVDVEAVLGAPPLSLTTLAAHSLITVVDRAGGTRIGMLDTIREVVEDQLTSAADRHAHASHFLRLVRDSDPRLADELENVRAAIQYAVDAAPGLLSVATIRALTSHYVARGRFAEGRRMLTAAAAVAGGAQSWALLGAAILANESGDPDAALALALSASFDADPEGQAATLTLIGNAHKFAGRYEEAAAAYTGVLSQARMAGDARRETIALNNLGALAHDRGAYPEAIRYHSAALARKRELGDRRGIAVAQLNLGAVRNDTGDHLAAAALLAESAATFAALGEPGSEAFTLALLAQAQAGLTLWSDARSTAHRALALARRVEHAQATGLALLALGLTAAATGSPDASPLFEEALTYPLGLPDQVRIREHLAQLA from the coding sequence ATGTCGCTCGCCGAGATGTTGGCAGGACTGCGCAGCAGTCGCGGCCTGTCGCAGGAACAGTTGGCTGAGCAGAGCGGGATCAGCGTGCGGGCGATCGGCGAGATCGAGCGCGGCGCCACGCGGCGGCCGCAGCGCGAGACGCTCCGCGCGCTCGGCGGCGCGCTGGGTCTGACCGCGGAGGAGCAGGAGGCGTTCACTCGGTCCGCCCGCTCCGCGCCTCCACCTAACACCCGTAAGCACACGCCCGTTCGCCCAGCTTTGCCAGCCCCGGTCACGTCGATCGTCGGCCGGGCCGCCGACCTGACGGCGGTGCTCCGGCTCATTGCGGATTCCCGGCTGGTGACAATCACCGGCACCGGAGGGGTCGGCAAAACCCGGCTGGCACTGGAGGTCGGCTGGCGGGCGGCGCGGTTCGATTCCGTGCACGGCCTCGACCTGAGCCCGTTGCGGCATCCCGACGACGTCCCCCAGGCGCTGGCCGAGTCGCTGCGTACGCCTTCGCCGGCAGCGTTGATCGGTGACGGACGTTGGCTGCTGGTGCTGGACAGCTTCGAGCACGTGGCCGCCGCAGCTGGGACCGTCGCCACGCTGCTGGCTTCGTGTCCACGGCTGACCGTGTTGGCGACCAGCCGGTCACCGTTGCGGTTACGGGGCGAGCACCTGTGGCCGTTAGCTCCACTGTCCATTCCGGACGGCGATGCCGAACTGGATTCCAGTGCGGCGGTTCAGCTTCTGGTCGAGCGCGCCGCCGCGGTTCGACCCGGGTTCGCGCTCACATCGGACAATGCCGCTGCTGTCGCCGCGTTGTGTCGGCGGTTGGACGGTTTGCCGCTGGCGTTGGAGTTGGCGGCGGCTCGACTCCGTACCCAGTCGCCGGCCCAGGTACTGGCCCAGGTCCGCAGTCTGCATGGCGACACCGTCGACCTGGCCGACCGTCACGTCAGCCTCCGTCGGACCGTCGAGTGGAGCACGCGTGGGCTCACCGATCTCGATCGGCAACTGTTCGGGCTGCTCGGCGCGTTCGCCGGTGGGGCCGATCCGGTCGACGTCGAGGCCGTTCTCGGTGCACCACCGCTGTCTTTGACGACTTTGGCCGCGCACAGCCTGATCACCGTCGTGGATCGGGCCGGCGGCACCCGGATCGGCATGCTCGACACCATTCGTGAGGTCGTGGAGGACCAGCTCACTTCTGCTGCCGATCGGCATGCACACGCCTCGCATTTCCTGCGTCTGGTCCGTGACAGCGATCCGCGGCTGGCCGACGAGCTGGAGAACGTACGAGCCGCCATACAGTATGCAGTCGACGCCGCGCCCGGTCTGCTTTCCGTAGCCACCATTCGCGCCTTGACCAGCCATTATGTGGCGCGGGGCCGGTTCGCCGAGGGCCGTCGGATGCTCACCGCGGCGGCCGCCGTCGCCGGCGGTGCCCAGTCCTGGGCCTTGCTCGGGGCTGCCATCTTGGCCAACGAGAGCGGCGACCCCGACGCCGCGTTGGCGTTGGCACTCTCTGCCTCTTTCGACGCCGACCCCGAAGGCCAGGCCGCGACGTTGACCTTGATCGGCAACGCCCACAAGTTCGCCGGCCGTTACGAGGAGGCCGCCGCCGCGTACACCGGCGTGCTTTCTCAGGCCCGCATGGCCGGCGACGCCCGCCGCGAGACCATTGCCCTCAACAACCTCGGCGCCTTGGCCCACGACCGCGGCGCTTACCCCGAGGCCATCCGCTACCACTCCGCCGCCCTCGCCCGTAAACGCGAGCTCGGCGACCGGCGCGGCATCGCCGTCGCCCAGCTCAACCTCGGCGCCGTCCGCAATGACACCGGCGATCACCTTGCCGCCGCCGCTTTGCTGGCCGAGTCCGCCGCCACCTTCGCCGCCCTCGGCGAGCCCGGCTCCGAGGCCTTCACCTTGGCCCTTCTCGCCCAAGCCCAGGCCGGTCTGACGCTGTGGTCCGACGCCCGCTCCACCGCCCACCGTGCCCTGGCCCTCGCCCGCCGCGTCGAGCACGCCCAGGCCACCGGCCTCGCCCTGTTGGCCCTCGGCCTCACCGCCGCCGCCACCGGCTCCCCCGACGCTTCACCCTTGTTCGAGGAGGCCTTGACCTACCCTCTCGGCCTCCCGGACCAGGTCCGCATTCGCGAACACCTGGCGCAACTGGCCTGA
- a CDS encoding copper resistance protein CopC: protein MTRALVVAVVAIGWLVFTAAPASAHATLISTTPANGEHLSVAPKEVVFRFSEAITPARDGFTVLDDQGRSVGSVAAVAGGSDTLRMSLPGLRDGAYSVTWRVVSADSHPVHGALVFSVGAARAAPVVDAGAQAGADPLVGMVFWLARWLSYLSIALLVGSAFFVAYCWPAGRGDGRVLLVRRIAWWTAIGSAVGSLLLQGANVAGTSLFSAVDPALLGDTLGTTFGVLLVIRLGALIALRFLPSQPVLVLAAGAVLAVTWSGAGHDGVGDGWGLALAADSLHLLAMSVWLGGLAVLAGCVLVGARPEVFSAARRFSFVATVSVVVLAGSGVVMALRDVNLSAALDGSGYVRLLLFKLATFGLLLCVAAASRSLVRVLAVSTRPTRAEAAAHRLAVSRLRWSVGGETAIALVVLGLTAALVSTSPADTTVRPTTVAAQTGPYLGSLGLSSGGDVQVWVDPAVAGDNQVAINVRDDRGVNRDVPEVTVTLSLPSGGVGSVPVPLVRTSAGQYVAQQMTIPNAGLWRLDVTVRTTGFDESTVQADVRVH, encoded by the coding sequence ATGACGCGGGCGCTCGTGGTCGCCGTCGTGGCGATCGGCTGGCTCGTGTTCACGGCTGCCCCCGCCTCCGCGCACGCGACGTTGATCAGCACAACGCCGGCCAACGGCGAGCATCTGTCCGTGGCCCCGAAGGAGGTGGTTTTCCGCTTCAGTGAAGCGATAACCCCGGCGCGCGACGGCTTCACGGTGCTGGACGATCAGGGGCGGTCCGTAGGCTCCGTCGCCGCCGTCGCCGGCGGTTCGGACACGCTGCGGATGTCGTTACCCGGCTTGCGGGACGGCGCGTATTCGGTGACGTGGCGCGTGGTGTCGGCGGACTCCCACCCGGTGCACGGGGCGTTGGTGTTCAGCGTCGGCGCTGCCCGTGCCGCGCCGGTGGTGGATGCCGGCGCACAGGCCGGCGCAGACCCATTGGTGGGCATGGTGTTCTGGCTGGCGCGCTGGCTTTCGTACCTCAGCATCGCGTTGCTGGTCGGCAGTGCGTTTTTCGTCGCCTACTGCTGGCCGGCGGGTCGCGGCGACGGCCGGGTGCTGCTGGTGCGGCGTATCGCGTGGTGGACCGCTATCGGCTCCGCGGTTGGATCCCTTTTGCTGCAAGGCGCGAACGTCGCCGGCACCTCGCTGTTCAGCGCTGTCGATCCGGCGCTGCTCGGCGACACCCTCGGTACGACGTTCGGTGTGCTGCTGGTGATTCGGCTCGGAGCGTTGATAGCCCTGCGTTTCCTCCCTTCCCAGCCGGTTTTGGTGCTCGCCGCCGGGGCCGTGTTGGCGGTCACGTGGAGCGGGGCCGGGCACGACGGCGTCGGCGACGGCTGGGGGCTCGCACTGGCTGCGGACTCACTGCACCTGCTGGCGATGTCGGTGTGGTTGGGCGGCTTGGCTGTGCTCGCCGGTTGTGTGCTGGTCGGCGCTCGGCCCGAGGTGTTCAGCGCTGCTCGCCGTTTCTCCTTTGTCGCAACGGTTTCGGTTGTCGTACTGGCCGGATCCGGTGTGGTCATGGCGTTACGGGACGTCAACCTGTCGGCGGCGCTCGACGGCTCCGGCTATGTCCGGCTGTTGCTGTTCAAGCTGGCCACCTTCGGCCTCCTGCTGTGCGTTGCCGCAGCGTCAAGATCGTTGGTACGAGTGCTGGCTGTCAGCACCCGACCGACCCGGGCCGAGGCCGCGGCGCATCGGCTCGCGGTGTCGCGGCTGCGGTGGTCGGTCGGGGGCGAGACCGCGATCGCCTTGGTGGTACTCGGGTTGACCGCCGCACTGGTCTCGACGTCGCCGGCCGACACCACGGTTCGTCCCACCACCGTCGCCGCGCAGACCGGGCCCTACCTGGGATCCCTCGGGTTGTCGAGCGGCGGCGACGTCCAGGTCTGGGTCGATCCGGCGGTCGCCGGGGACAACCAGGTCGCGATCAACGTGCGGGACGACCGTGGTGTCAACCGGGACGTGCCCGAGGTGACCGTGACGCTGTCCCTGCCGTCCGGCGGGGTCGGCTCGGTGCCCGTGCCGTTGGTCCGGACCAGCGCCGGCCAGTACGTCGCCCAGCAGATGACCATTCCCAACGCCGGCCTGTGGCGACTGGACGTCACCGTGCGCACCACCGGTTTCGACGAGTCGACGGTGCAGGCCGATGTGCGGGTGCACTAG